TTTGTAGAAGTTCTATTAAAAAGTAAGCTTTTACCAGCTCTGCAGGTTGCCTGTAAACATTGCTAAATCCCACTTTGGGACCCCCTGTAGTGACGTTTTAAGCCAAGACGAAAGGAAGGGTTAGGCTTATATAAACCTTGGGAAATAGTTTGAAGGTGCATTCATTGAGGACTGCAGACAAGGATAAATCTGAGACACTCCAGCCTTATACACAAAGGGTAAATAAATCAATGATGTGCTGAGAGCTTTGACAGGTTTTgaataaacatttcttcaaaaatattgaattgcaaaatattgtgtttttctacagAATGGCTATGAAAATGTTGGCACTGCTGCTTGTGGGGACATTGGTGCCACAGCACTGTTGTCAGCACTGGTCATATGGACTTAGCCCAGGAGGGAAGAGGGAACTGGACAGTATTTCAGACACATTGGACAATGTAAGTATTTATCAGTTCAAAGACAAACTTAACAAAAGCTAAGTGCTGGATGGAGCAATTTCCTCGTTTGTATGTTACATTTTCTATAGCACCACAAGAGCTTTCTCACGTCCATGTTAATGAGATGATTCCTTTATTTCCTTAAATAGTAACAtcactgttttctttaacaGATAGTTGAAGGGTTTTCACACGTAGACACACCGTGCAGTGTTTTGGGCTGTGCAGAGGAATCACCTTTTGCCggactttacagaataaaaggATTCTTTGTAAGTGTTGCTTAATTGTGGGTTAAAGTTTTTTGCCTGTGCGTGTATTAATATTTTGAACAATGCTTTgttgaaaattaaatgtattcatacaGATTTGATATCTATTTCTCTTTTAGGACAGTGTCAGCAACAGGCAAAATGAGCACAGAACATataaaaaatgattattatctgattcaaaaataaataattgcatgATGATCATGTCACGgttgttgtgattgttttttgaCGTGACAAATTTTCTAAGCTGTTTTATGCAACAACATCTtagttgtaattattttatcaagGTTGAAATTAGTTGTCTTGGTTAATTGAAATTACTACCAGCAGGATTTAGATTTATCTCACAACAGCAGATTGATACAAGCAGCAGAAGcaacagaaacaagaaaatatataaacagcTCTTCAAAAAATCCTGGTCATTTGTGTTGGTACAACATAGAAAACCTAATTTTGGTTTGGGTAACATTTTGCTAGGGATCAGGCAAAACAGCAGAGATTCTGTAGGTGTCAATggatgaaaagcagaaaactcATATTTATCACGACCATATG
This window of the Channa argus isolate prfri chromosome 11, Channa argus male v1.0, whole genome shotgun sequence genome carries:
- the LOC137136339 gene encoding progonadoliberin-1-like; its protein translation is MAMKMLALLLVGTLVPQHCCQHWSYGLSPGGKRELDSISDTLDNIVEGFSHVDTPCSVLGCAEESPFAGLYRIKGFFDSVSNRQNEHRTYKK